From Rhododendron vialii isolate Sample 1 chromosome 10a, ASM3025357v1, the proteins below share one genomic window:
- the LOC131304641 gene encoding uncharacterized protein LOC131304641 isoform X1 — protein MPMAFLCTLRPNFPSTRMTITPRSVLTRESRMGVQYELKQGQSRLFHKLPSGLAMEVIFQKGFDLRNPDEGRERFAKPPLVFIHGSFHAAWCWAEYWLPFFSQNGFDCYALSLLGQGESEAPDGPVAGLLETHAADVADFISKEIRLPPVLLGHSFGGLIVQYYIANIRGEQISEMRSLHPDLAGAVLICSVPPSGNSGLVWRYLFSKPIAAFKVTRSLAAKAFQTSLPLCKETFFSAEIEADLVERYQKLMKESSRMPLFDLRKLNASLPVPSVPKSSIEVLVLGAKDDFIVDAEGLDETGRFYGVLPVCIEGVAHDMMLDCSWEKGAVAIWSWLRGLNRQEKI, from the exons ATGCCCATGGCTTTCCTTTGCACTCTCCGTCCAAACTTTCCCTCCACGAGAATGACCATAACGCCGCGCTCTGTCCTCACCAGGGAGTCCAGGATGGGTGTTCAGTACGAGCTGAAGCAAGGGCAGTCCCGTCTTTTCCACAAGCTCCCTTCTGGTTTGGCCATGGAGGTTATCTTTCAGAAGGGTTTTGATCTCAGAAACCCAGatgagggaagagagagatttgCAAAGCCACCGTTAGTATTCATCCATGGAAGCTTTCACGCTGCTTGGTGTTGGGCTGAATACTGGTTGCCTTTCTTTTCGCAAAATGGGTTCGATTGCTATGCACTCAGCTTGTTGGgtcag GGTGAAAGCGAGGCGCCTGATGGTCCTGTTGCAGGTTTGCTTGAG ACACATGCAGCTGATGTTGCTGATTTCATCAGCAAAGAAATCAGGCTGCCACCAGTTTTACTTGGACATTCATTTGGAGGGCTTATTGTTCAATATTACATCGCAAACATAAGGGGTGAGCAAATTTCAG AAATGAGAAGCTTGCACCCAGATCTTGCTGGAGCTGTACTTATTTGCTCTGTGCCCCCTTCTGGAAATAG TGGATTAGTGTGGCGATATCTCTTCTCCAAGCCTATAGCTGCTTTTAAG GTGACACGCAGCCTAGCAGCCAAAGCTTTCCAAACTTCTCTGCCTCTTTGTAAGGAAACATTTTTCTCTGCAGAAATAGAGGCTGATCTTGTCGAACG CTATCAAAAACTAATGAAAGAGAGCTCCAGGATGCCATTGTTTGATCTAAGGAAGCTTAATGCATCACTCCCAGTTCCCTCGGTGCCGAAATCTTCCATTGAAGTTCTTGTACTGGGTGCGAAGGATGACTTCATAGTG GATGCTGAAGGACTCGATGAAACAGGCAGGTTTTATGGAGTTTTACCGGTCTGTATCGAAGGGGTTGCCCATGACATGATGCTGGATTGTTCGTGGGAAAAGGGTGCAGTGGCAATCTGGTCGTGGCTGCGTGGTTTAAACAGACAGGAGAAGATATGA
- the LOC131304641 gene encoding uncharacterized protein LOC131304641 isoform X2, which produces MPMAFLCTLRPNFPSTRMTITPRSVLTRESRMGVQYELKQGQSRLFHKLPSGLAMEVIFQKGFDLRNPDEGRERFAKPPLVFIHGSFHAAWCWAEYWLPFFSQNGFDCYALSLLGQGESEAPDGPVAGLLETHAADVADFISKEIRLPPVLLGHSFGGLIVQYYIANIRGEQISEMRSLHPDLAGAVLICSVPPSGNSGLVWRYLFSKPIAAFKVTRSLAAKAFQTSLPLCKETFFSAEIEADLVERYQKLMKESSRMPLFDLRKLNASLPVPSVPKSSIEVLVLGAKDDFIVAGFMEFYRSVSKGLPMT; this is translated from the exons ATGCCCATGGCTTTCCTTTGCACTCTCCGTCCAAACTTTCCCTCCACGAGAATGACCATAACGCCGCGCTCTGTCCTCACCAGGGAGTCCAGGATGGGTGTTCAGTACGAGCTGAAGCAAGGGCAGTCCCGTCTTTTCCACAAGCTCCCTTCTGGTTTGGCCATGGAGGTTATCTTTCAGAAGGGTTTTGATCTCAGAAACCCAGatgagggaagagagagatttgCAAAGCCACCGTTAGTATTCATCCATGGAAGCTTTCACGCTGCTTGGTGTTGGGCTGAATACTGGTTGCCTTTCTTTTCGCAAAATGGGTTCGATTGCTATGCACTCAGCTTGTTGGgtcag GGTGAAAGCGAGGCGCCTGATGGTCCTGTTGCAGGTTTGCTTGAG ACACATGCAGCTGATGTTGCTGATTTCATCAGCAAAGAAATCAGGCTGCCACCAGTTTTACTTGGACATTCATTTGGAGGGCTTATTGTTCAATATTACATCGCAAACATAAGGGGTGAGCAAATTTCAG AAATGAGAAGCTTGCACCCAGATCTTGCTGGAGCTGTACTTATTTGCTCTGTGCCCCCTTCTGGAAATAG TGGATTAGTGTGGCGATATCTCTTCTCCAAGCCTATAGCTGCTTTTAAG GTGACACGCAGCCTAGCAGCCAAAGCTTTCCAAACTTCTCTGCCTCTTTGTAAGGAAACATTTTTCTCTGCAGAAATAGAGGCTGATCTTGTCGAACG CTATCAAAAACTAATGAAAGAGAGCTCCAGGATGCCATTGTTTGATCTAAGGAAGCTTAATGCATCACTCCCAGTTCCCTCGGTGCCGAAATCTTCCATTGAAGTTCTTGTACTGGGTGCGAAGGATGACTTCATAGTG GCAGGTTTTATGGAGTTTTACCGGTCTGTATCGAAGGGGTTGCCCATGACATGA
- the LOC131304642 gene encoding small ribosomal subunit protein eS7 has protein sequence MYTSRKKIHKDKDAEPTEFEESVAQAIFDLENTNQELKSDLKDLYINSAAQIDVAGNRKAVVIHVPYRLRKAFRKIHLRLVRELEKKFSGKDVVVIATRRIMRPPKKGSAAQRPRSRTLTSVHEGMLEDVVYPAEIVGKRIRYRIDGSKIIKIYLDPKARNDTEYKLETFSGVYRKLSGKDVVFEYPITEA, from the exons ATGTACACTTCGAGGAAGAAGATCCACAAGGACAAGGATGCGGAACCCACTGAATTTGAGGAGTCAGTTGCTCAG GCCATATTTGATCTGGAGAATACAAACCAGGAGCTTAAAAGTGATTTGAAAGACCTTTACATCAATTCAGCAGC TCAGATTGATGTGGCTGGAAATCGCAAAGCTGTTGTGATCCACGTTCCTTATAGATTGAGGAAAGCTTTCCGCAAGATTCATCTTAGGCTAGTCAGAGAGCTTGAGAAAAAGTTCAGTGGGAAG GATGTTGTCGTCATTGCCACCCGAAGAATAATGCGGCCACCGAAGAAGGGTTCTGCTGCTCAGAGACCCCGCTCCCGCACTCTTACATCTGTCCACGAAGGCATGCTTGAGGATGTGGTTTATCCCGCTGAGATTGTTGGAAAGCGCATTAGATACAGAATTGATGGGTCCAAGATAATCAAG ATATACTTGGATCCCAAGGCACGCAATGACACCGAGTACAAGCTGGAGACGTTTTCTGGAGTGTACCGTAAGCTTTCTGGAAAAGATGTTGTCTTCGAGTACCCAATCACAGAGGCTTAA